The sequence CCAAGCTGATACAGACCATGTGGACGTCGTCCAGTAGTGAGGCGGTCAGCCCGTCCGAATTCAAAACTCAGATCCAGAGATACGCTCCCAGATTTGTGGGCTACAAGTAAGCTGCCGTACATCTTTTCCTACCGTTTCTCATTGCTTCTCTCTGATATGACTGCATGAGTAACGGTAACATCAGctaatgtgtctgtgtctgtgtcatgCAGCCAACAGGACGCTCAGGAGTTCCTGCGTTTCCTCCTGGACGGCCTGCACAACGAAGTGAACAGGGTCACCGTCAGGCCGAGAGGGACCGTGGAGGACTTTGACCACCTGCCGTGAGtaatctgtttgtgtgtgtgtgtgtgtacctgattCTGTACAGGTCAGTAACCACCTGAGTACCGAAGTAGATGGAAACACCCATAAATTCGGTGGAATTGccagtttgatttgtttgattgaTGTTAGGAACTACAAATGGAATATCCAGAAGAAGGAACCACACTTTACTTAGTGGAGAAAAAGACATCAGGACCACTGACCAAAGCGACATAAAGCTGTATGACTGCATGCTACAGTTTCACCTCCTGTGTGAAGGTGTTGCCTCTCTGGGTCCCAGATCAGCTTAATGTTCCAATTCTTCTTGGATATAATTATCAGTTATCTAACCATAGCTTGTTTAACGGTCAGAGTTAATCTAGTTCAGCATTGCCCTCAAAATTCTGCCTAAATAGGAAAAACAGTGCTGATAAAtgcttgttttccagtttgaaaatgtgtgtcagGGTAGAAAGTGTCTTTTTAATCCCTTATTCCCGTATTCTGCCACCTATAATAAAGTAGCTCAGCTCCCTCAATAGTGCCTGTATTCTGCTATTACTCATTATATTATCAGCCCTCTTACTGAATCAGGGCAGCGCGTCCATTTTGAATCTAATCATCTTGTATCCAATCTGCGCTCCATGTTCAGGGatgaagagaaaggaaagaagatgTGGAGTAAATACCTGGAGAGAGAAGACAGTAAGATAGTCGGTAAGTACAACGAAGTGAACAGGGTTACCGTCAGGCCGAGAGGCACCGTGGAGGCCTCTTTTTGACTTCGACCTATTTTGGAGTTGGCTCTTTTGAATCTTGAAAGGCACAATCGATATTCTCCATAGATATTCTATAGATATTCTCTTCATACTTTTCATGTTGATCCAGTCTTCTGGTCATCTCGTTTCAGACTTGTTTGTAGGGCAGCTGAAGAGCTCTCTGACCTGCAGCCACTGTGGTTTCTGCTCCACTGTCTTCGACCCCTTTTGGGATCTCTCGCTACCTATCGCCAAGgttaggacacacacacacacacacatacacacacacacaggcacagggatGGTGGTCAACAGTTGGTGCAGTGGTGACTTTGTGTCTTCCTGTAGATATATTCTGCATAGTGATTTCAAGTTGTCTGAAGCGTTAATGATTATCCATCCACACCTTGTAACACAAGCTTTTCgtttccctccctgtctctgtttgtgctttgctttgtgtgtgtgtgtgtgcatatgtgttgtgtGGTTTGCTTGTGTGCTGCTAATGTAAACGCATCTATGTTTATGCTCAGAAGGGCTATGGTGAGGTGAGTCTCATGGACTGCATGCGGCTCTTCACCAAAGAAGATGTCCTCGATGGGGATGAGAAGCCGGTAAGAAGCAATAGACAGTTTAGTAGAACTGCAGtatgtttcatttcatactCTGGCTGAtacactgtttttttgtttttttttgatcatttttctctaaaactttatttaactttttagCAGTCcttattaaacattttaaaaccagtAGCCATGTGATTGTAGTAGTAATCTCAGTAGATGTAGGTACGTGTACTTAATATTGtgctgtgtttcttctctgtAGACGTGTTACAGGTGTAAAGCTAGGAGGAGATGCACTAAGAAGTTCACAGTACAGAAGTTCCCCAAGATCTTAGTGCTCCGTATCCTTCCCTCTCAACATCAGGGTCTGATgctgatgtgttgtgtttccatccaGTATACTAGCTGGGCAGAGCTGCCAGGTCTGAAAAGTGGAGCTAATGCAGTACTaccttaaacctgcattctctCTAAGGGCCAACAGGGATCCACTGCATTGGTTTGATTGAAAAGTCTGGATGTAAGCTGaatttatgagaaaatgagcctcTTTCTCACTTGATTTCTTATATCAGTAAACAGTTTTCTGGTGAGTTGAGGGTCTCAGACATTCGTTTCAAGTCAAAACAGCAGGATGTTAATTTcgtaaattatggtcccattcAGATAAAATAGAACATAAAGCAGGGAATGCTTTAGGGAGTAGGCTACCATGTGATTGACGGGTTGCTTCAACAGCATGTCCTCAGGCTCTCAGTCGGATCCAATCACTGCTGTAGTACACAATAATTGACTGTAGCTCAAGAATTACTCTCATAGTAATTCCTGAGCTACAGACTTGAGCTCTCATCGTAATTGCTATTACTATCAGATATGCTGGAGCCATGAAACAAGTGAGGCAGTGCGATTTTACATTGTTTTGCATTGGCATGTAACCACCACTAGATTTATCAGAGCTACGGCATAATAAGAGAAACAAACATTGTGTCTTTTGCAGACAGTTTGTGGAAATGTCCCATCATCACATACACATCCATATCCAGTAAAAACGATTCAGTAAGTGTTTATATGATGGCTTCTTGTTGCTGATTATGGAATAACTGTCCAGTGTAGCATGCTTGGCTGCAGCGATCGCTCATATCCACCGTTGACcaaatgtttctgatgtttgaAGGTGTGAGGAAACCTTGTACACAGTATTGCTGAATGTATGTAAATACACACAGGGCAGTTGTTCCTTGACTCTCACTCCTGTCCAGACCTGAAACGCTTCTCTGAGGCACGAAGAACCAGCAAACTGTCCACCTTTGTTAACTTCCCCATGAAGGATCTCGACCTACGGGAGTTTGCCTCCGAAAACAGCAGTAAGTATAGACTGTGagattcatgtttgtttgtaacCAGTATGACATAATAATGAAGGAAGTGTCAGAGCAGTACTGTAAACACgttaagtttgtttttacttctgtCCTTGTAGTAAATGCAGTGTACAACCTGTATGCAGTGTCCAACCACTCAGGCACCACTATGGGCGGCCACTACACGGCCTACTGTCGCAACCCCAACTCGGGAGAATGGTACACGTTTAATGACTCCAGGTAGGTTTGAACACCATGAAACAAGCGAGACACTAACACAAAGGTGTAACACACAGCTTGAAGAGCTTTTCATTGGTGATGCAGCTTGTTTCCAAGTTGATTTCCTGTTACTGATTGATAGTActgatgatgctgctgcagcagggcGATTTATTAGTCACCTCAATCTTACACTGACTAAACCATGTTGCTACTATACATATCACTATTTGAAAAACTGTTCCCACACggcaaacaaacagagaattTTAATTGAGCTTTTTATGATATACAATTTCCTAACTACGCTACATACTAGTTACATGTGCCAGTCACACTGCAGTGAGCgtagcagcaggagcagcagcacataGTGGTGGAAGGTGCAGATAATCCTCTTCACCTCCTTTTTCTGCCCTGCTTCCTCATGAGCATCTAGTCGCTCCCTCTGGGCTTCTTCCTTCTTCGCTACAGTCATTCATAACGCATCACTCCACTGCCCTTTGTCATTCTTACTCAACCATATATTTACAGGTCTCTCATATCGCTCTTGTGTCCCGGCACAATACTGGAACAGCGCTTCAGGACATCACCACACACAACAGCTTACATGAGAGCTAAGTCAGGAGTTTCTTGGTCTTGTTCCTCACCGTGCTGCctgtctcccctctctgtcGTTCCAGAGTAACGCCAATGTCCTCCAGCCAAGTGCGCAGCAGCGACGCCTACGTCTTGTTCTACGAGCTGTCTTCCTCCTCACGGATGTGAAGCCTCCTGGAGGACGGCGGGCCGCAGCAGCACTCTGACTGATGGACAGACGGatgaaaaatatgtgtgtgttggtggagctgcgccacacacacacacacacacagacacagacgcacacaacAGCACACGCCTCCACCAGCCTGGAGGCTGCTGCTCTCcacagagagagctggagaggggAACATTCTGGAAACCACAGGAATCTGATCAACCAGCCCtgctctctttccctcactgtcTTTACTCTTGTGTcttggaggtgtgtgtgtgtgtgtgtgtttactctgtgtgtgtgtgtgagtgtacaaGGCTGACACAGGGCAATAATCCAATTTGACCGACCAACCGGTGAATCCGTCTCCATCTCAGAAGTCCCTCTCTATGCACTGCAAACCGAACTCTCATCCTGACTGCGCCTTCGCTTCTTTCTCTTTAACTCTTGATCTTCTCGTTTGCCTCAAACCATTAAAACTGACTTATTGcaattttttgactttttttctgctttgaattcatgttgtttttatgctgtttttttgttttgttttttttctgggtgTGGGGTTATTACTCCAGTACCATGagcatcaccaccaccactatgGACTGTGGATAAATTGTGCTTAGTGTGTGACTGTAACAGGACTGGTCATGTTACATGGAGCTTACAGCCCACCGGCCTGCTTGGTTTTCCTGGCTTTCCCTGCCACTGCACTACAACACTCCCATGTCTTTGTCAGCATTGTTTTCACCTTCTTTCTTTATCTAAAGGTGGATGGGAGGCCGGTGGCACTGTGAGCATAACATGTTTCAGAGGACAACCCTCTAccgtgtttttatttcatttgtttctcccACGTGTGGCTGCTACTGATGTTTTCAAAGtgctgtgaatgaatgaatggtcAGTCCAGTACAGATCTGCTAAGCGTTAATAGTGTAGACGATAATAATGGTAACAATCCTCATTGTCAGCATGAggtcttttcttcctctcttgtttcATGCCATTGAACAACACGGAAAgaatgttttaaagaaaaaaaacacacactatatctgtatatttttatatcctAATGCAATATAGAGAATGTACTATTCAATGGTGCTGCAAATGACCCATAACTGTTTTCAGTTGGTTTATTTCCCAGGTttcaagagagaaaaaaaagtgattatTTATGCTTACAGGTGAAAATGTGATGAGTCACACTTTTTAACAGTGGCAGTCAAAGACATGagtacataaatatatatatatacatatgaatAAAAGTTAACAAAACAGTGGTTTTACTCAGAGTCTTTTATCATAACTGTTTCTTATAAACCCCCAACTTTATCTTTTGGGTGGAGATTTTAGTtggtttgtatttattttctcattgcCTTTCTATATTGCCAGCTGGAAATACAgaatattaaaagaaaacaaatattttactAACCcaggtaataaaaacaaaaattaaattgacATTTTATATAGGGCAAAAAATGTCCTAGgagaagacagaaggagaatGTTATTAGGCCAAGTAGTTTACATGAGTGAATGATGCATGAGATAAGCATCACTGGGGCCATGACAGGACTACATCCCTTTATAATTTATGGTGTAGGAGCTTAAGTGCATGTGTCATTTGCTCCGTCCTACAGAATCCTggtatttttaaatacattctGTATGTCATATGAAGTTCCACCAACCCCACCTCACAACTTAATGTTAGTGCACTGTTAAATCACTAGAGTATTTCATTTAAGGATAGTTTCACTGTTTTCCAAGCCGTAAAACAACATGTCTGCTGTTCTGCAGATacacaatgaaaacaggaaaacacaaagagacagttttgtactaaaaacacaaacactggatgATATCTTCTGGTTCTGACTGAGTGCATTGTACATTTTATTAGATTATATATAAGAAATAAGGATTGTGGATTTTGTAAGCCATCACTTACACTGGAGACACTTGAGCATGGTCCAGTTAGAACAGGAGGatttatttagcaaaaaaaatctttggggGAAGCACTGAATACTCGCAATATTAAGGAATTGTTTGCACTGTAAATATCCCTGCTTAATATGAATAAGAAATATCATAGCTCTCTAAAAGTATAATGCAAATGTTTGGCCTGTAGAAATTCATACgcgtgtgtttctgtttgaaaatatgCTTTGGTCGGAAAATTTCTTTGTAATGAACCTGAACTACTGGACGTAGTAAAACCACACTTATGTGATATAATTCATCTTTGGGCAGACAGCTCAATAGCCTTTATCAGATTAACACTGCAGACACATacgccatttttttttttttttttttttttgatgggtTGCTCGGTAATCATTATGAACGCGTTGTGGCCTGGCCTACTTCCTGCTGCTCCATTATCCGTATTTGGCCTATTTCTCTGGTCCGAGCTTTGCGGCCTCACAGTGAGATTTAACGCCACAAAAGGGTCCGGCAGCTGGGAATAGTTCTATAGGCTGAGCACACTGGAGATTCCCATATCGCAGTGTTAGGACTCATCTGCTCAGAccgctggaaaaaaaaaaagaaatacaaactgattcacatgcagtgaaatgttCATTCAATGTGAATTAGTTGATgtgcagagagaaacatgcatCATATCAGCAGAGTGAAGTATTGGTGTCACTTCACTTAGTGACACACAATCTGCAAAATTGGAAATAGCAGCATGCAATGTTGCACAACAACGCTTTGGAAATTTGAAGCTCTCAGTTACTATTTTAAAGTCTGCGTCTTTCACCGAGGACTGATTTCACTGCAGCCAATGTGAAAGCGCGGATATGAAAGGAACCCAGCTGGGTGGGAGTTCAGTGTGAAGCACAAAGGAATTAAAGCAGAGGTTCAGGTGTAgctctttcctctgtcctcaCATGTGAATAAACAACATCTGAATATTTCAAGAGCAGCAACCTCTGGaacaaataatcacaaagtCAGCAAACACACTCAGCTATGTCATTTGCATAGAATATTTCACTGATGCGCattattctaaaaaaaaaaattccattaaGGAAATAAGGAAGTCTGCTGGGGGGAACTATGCAGGTTTATGTTGGTAGTAAGTATGAGAAATAGGAATGTTATTCAGGGAAAAAATCAATATAATCCCAAGCACAGATTCACTTTAAATTAACATATTCAcagatattcatgttttttttacgAAATGCAAAGaatagaaatttaaattttacttgCTTCAAAATTATTGAAAATTATTTGGAAAAACTTGGGAATTACATACACCCAAAATTAAGTGTTAGGATCGAAGTTTGCTCAGCTGATGTTAGGGCCATAAGCTAACTGGTCATACCAAAACAAATGAGAGTGTAACATTAGGCTACTGAATTAAACAGAAGTACATTTTATTACTGActaattcagtttttcatttgtaagagAATAAAATGTGCAATGAGTTCTAACAACAGTTGCCTGCTTAAAAACAAGCAGATTTAACTGAATTGATGtgatattacatttatttaaagccATCAGGAACGTCTCTGTTGTGAACATTTAAACTATTCTGAGGTACTGTAATAACGCAACCCGGTTCTACCCTGATAGTTTGTAGCAAAACTCTTCAGAATTaatctgacagaaaaataaattgtcaGATAAATCTAAAGATAGAATAGAAAAGAATCTCACAAAGagatcaaataaaatacaatcatATAAAAAGGAGTATAAATGAACAGTAAAACAGTACGATAAGTGATGATTTCCAGTGCTGTGTGGGTTTCACAAAATCAGTATAAGCAGTTGTTAGTTTGCGGAGACTGAAGCAGTATAACTAGTGCCCAATAATGTGTTATCAgtggtgtgttttctgcagccCTGGTGGTCGTTATGTCTGATTATCATTTCTCATTCAGGTTCATTCAATCAGTGTAAGAAAAGCCTGTTAGTCTTCCGCATGTGTGCACCGGCTGGTGTGAGTGATGGTCGTTGCTCCTCTCGTCCAAGTGGAGGCGCTGcatgacaaataaacagaaCTTGTTTCTGAAGGTATTTTTCAcataaatcagtaaataaagAAGCAATGAAGACGCTGgtgaaacatacaaacacactgtggttgTTACAGCTGCTTGTTGAGTAGCAgaaacattgtttaaaaaagacTGGGTCTCGCTGTATTACTCAGGCTGGACTGCAGCGTCTATTCACGGGCGCGATCCCACTACTGAGCGGCACGGGGGCTTTGACCTGCTCCGTTTCCGACCTGGGCCGGTGCACCCCTCCTTAGACGACCTGGTGGACCCGAGCTCCCCCAGGACCACCATATCGATACCGAACTTAGCGCGGACCCCCGATCGACATAGCCCGCTGCAGCTCAGAGCTCCTGAGCTCAAGCGATCCGCCAGCCTCAGCCTCCCGGTGGCTTGGATTACAGGCGCGCGCCACAGCACCCGGCACGAGGCAGCCTTCATTCACAGAGGTTTAGGGTTTCCAAACGCGACGTCATCAGTGCGCAGGCTCAGGTGGCGTCTGGAGAGGGAAAAATATATCCCCATCTGCAATGTCAAAGGCTCATCGGATGTGTACAATTTTACTAAGACTCTCTCTAAAGCCCTGTTTCAACGGCGGTAAAATGTCTGTATTCATATTAAAAGTTGGGCGCTCAGTAAAATATAACTCAAGCGCCAACAATCAAAACACAGCTGTAGAATCTTTTATCAGTCTTACACCAAATGTGAGTCATTCATGCagctgttcagtgtttgttcacTTCAGCAAAACTTAAACACACGATTGTTCTTTGGAGCAGTCATTTTGCAGATGACAAGTACTGGCCAGATATAATCAAAAGGATACGTATTCGTGAGGACTTTAATATATGAGGTGGGATATATTGCAGTATAATACAATGCCGCCCACAATATACTTTCTGGAGGTGAAATAACGGCTGTACCTTCATCTGTGGAGAGCCTTTTCAttcagaatgaaataaataaatatggctaTGAAACAAacccaataaataaatacatttattaatgtCAAAATTATGCTTTTCATAAGACTACATTTAGTTCCTTCACAGGACTTTTATTTCATCATGCCACATATATTTCAAGGCTCTATTTATTTCCCTTCCCAATATGCAAATACGGGGGCGTGGTTATCTTCAGGCCGAAGCAAACGCACCAGGTCGCGGAAGCCATTGTGCAGATATGTTAGTGGTGTCAGTGATAGCATGTTGACCTTAGCTGCTGAAACTGCTCAACGTAGCTTGTCAGGGAACACCATGTTGTCATGCAATGAAGACTTTGTTGAAGTACTTGGGTGGATTGGAGATTCCTTGATGGAACCCAACTCGGGTTTTAACGGATGTGACGTCACTCCTCATCCAAAGTTACGACTTAGTACAAATAGAGTTCAGAACAACCTTACGCTGCTGCTGGCGGTCGTTAGCTACATTAGCTTCTGGCACTGCAGCTGTTAAACTTGTTGTTGGCCACTGCTCGATTATTAAGACGGTTTGACAGCTCCAGGAAGAGATTAGTTAAAATAATGTTTAGCGCCCTGGTTTGTGGAGCCGCGGTGTTTCCAGGACTTTTCTACAGCTTCCGGAAAGTGCTAAAatacactttcacacactgGAATGATGCAGACGTGGTTTCTGTCAGTGAGAGGTCAGCAAGCTCTGCGCTCTACCGAACTTCTTTAAGACACGacagtttaatattttcttgCCCATCTATGCATTTAAATGCGTTGTGTACTGACtggtttgtatttgtttaaagaGTTAGTAAATTCGGCATTCACATAATGAACCAAAAGTTGGTTTCAGTCAAGTTTTAGAAAGATTACTCATTCACTTCTTCTAACGCTACATTGACGGGCTGCATGGAAATTTGAAAGTTTACTTAATTATTATGTGATTTGTGTCTAATGTGTCGGCCGAAGACATCTAATTCGATTTCTGAGGGGGTTTTATATGTAGACAATACTTAATGATGTAAGCGTTTGTGCCGgtaagcaaaacacaaaataaattggCATGTAATTCAATGGAGTTTCGTGTTAACCGTTTATAAACGATGTGAATTCTTTAGTCCGGATTTATTTTCATGCACGACAGATTAAGCAAGCATTGATCGGTTTTGCTGGCTGTTTCTGCAGGCTGGTCTCCGCTGTCCATGGGTCTTTGGCCACTGCAGCTGGAGTCACAGTTGTGACATCCTGTAGGGATACCATGACTGACAGGTGACAGGCAGTTTGTATTACTGTGACGAACATATACTCTTAAAGTCAGTGAttcagcctcaagtcttttgtGGGGAAAAATAACACGCAGCAAATATaaatttaatgcattttaacGTTCTGTTTATTGATTTACATATTACAGTCACTGGCTGGTcaatgagtttgttttgtttggagcTCCATATATGGTGTATGACATCTATGCCATGTATCTGAGCCACTTCCATATTcagagggtcagaggtcactccAGGTCATACAGCAGCCACTCTCTTCAGACTGTGAAGGCTTTCCTCATGAAGGACTGGATGTTGGCCCTccatcacctgctgctgcttatcaTTTTTATGCCCATAACTCTGGTAAATATTGGGaggaaatatgtgtgtgtgtgtgtgtgtagatggtCTGTTTGGCATTGGCTAAGGGCTGACTGTGTCTGATGACaagtttaatgtgttttaacacTGTGCAGTTCTTCAGAAGAGGACTGGGTGATTTCTTCATCGGCTGCCTGTTCATCACAGAGTTCAGCACTCCTTTCGTCTCATTAGGAAAGATTCTCATCCAGGTAAACCATCTGGACAGCATCATAAATGAGGGGCCAAGCTTCCTAAAGATATGATTGTGGAGTGCACGGTCTAGCAAGTTACTTCACACTCTCCCATAGGGTTCAGGTCTAGTGCCTGTGACCAAACTATCCAATGAGCCCTTGTGCCCTGTATGGAAGCATCAACTTttattgtaatgttttttttatttgacaccCATCTATGCATGTAGCAAAGATATAAAGTTTCACAGTATTGTTATTTGTTGTAATTTCATTACTTCTTTCCTTCCCCTGACATCCAGCTGGGACTTGATGACACCAGGCTGCACAGAATCAATGGCATCATGGTCCTCTTGAGTTTTTTCATGTGTCGGATCCTGGTCTTCCCCTTCATGTACTGGATGTATGGCCGGCAGTTTGGGATTCCCCTGCACAGAGTGGCCTTCCATCTGCCCCTGCAGTGCAACGTGGGTAATCTGGTGATCCTGGCTCCACAGATCTATTGGTTCATCCTGCTGCTGAGGAAAGCTAACAGAGTGTACCTGcgacagaggagagggaaggactGATGAGTTGACTGatgtcaataaaataaacaggTTTTACA comes from Scatophagus argus isolate fScaArg1 chromosome 5, fScaArg1.pri, whole genome shotgun sequence and encodes:
- the usp2a gene encoding ubiquitin carboxyl-terminal hydrolase 2a isoform X3 produces the protein MPSMRQSYTVTVPEEPPAAAFPFLKQEMRRKGSMSGSVLVSTFVGLLINQAKNSKSAQGLVGLKNLGNTCFMNSILQCLSNTHSLRDYCLHNSHRRDLNNNSRTNTALMEEFAKLIQTMWTSSSSEAVSPSEFKTQIQRYAPRFVGYNQQDAQEFLRFLLDGLHNEVNRVTVRPRGTVEDFDHLPDEEKGKKMWSKYLEREDSKIVDLFVGQLKSSLTCSHCGFCSTVFDPFWDLSLPIAKKGYGEVSLMDCMRLFTKEDVLDGDEKPTCYRCKARRRCTKKFTVQKFPKILVLHLKRFSEARRTSKLSTFVNFPMKDLDLREFASENSINAVYNLYAVSNHSGTTMGGHYTAYCRNPNSGEWYTFNDSRVTPMSSSQVRSSDAYVLFYELSSSSRM
- the usp2a gene encoding ubiquitin carboxyl-terminal hydrolase 2a isoform X4, which produces MPSMRQSYTVTVPEEPPAAAFPFLKQEMRRKGSMSGSVLVSTFVGLLINQAKNSKSAQGLVGLKNLGNTCFMNSILQCLSNTHSLRDYCLHNSHRRDLNNNSRTNTALMEEFAKLIQTMWTSSSSEAVSPSEFKTQIQRYAPRFVGYNQQDAQEFLRFLLDGLHNEVNRVTVRPRGTVEDFDHLPDEEKGKKMWSKYLEREDSKIVDLFVGQLKSSLTCSHCGFCSTVFDPFWDLSLPIAKGYGEVSLMDCMRLFTKEDVLDGDEKPTCYRCKARRRCTKKFTVQKFPKILVLHLKRFSEARRTSKLSTFVNFPMKDLDLREFASENSINAVYNLYAVSNHSGTTMGGHYTAYCRNPNSGEWYTFNDSRVTPMSSSQVRSSDAYVLFYELSSSSRM
- the LOC124058871 gene encoding TLC domain-containing protein 3A-like, producing the protein MFSALVCGAAVFPGLFYSFRKVLKYTFTHWNDADVVSVSERLVSAVHGSLATAAGVTVVTSCRDTMTDSHWLVNEFVLFGAPYMVYDIYAMYLSHFHIQRVRGHSRSYSSHSLQTVKAFLMKDWMLALHHLLLLIIFMPITLFFRRGLGDFFIGCLFITEFSTPFVSLGKILIQLGLDDTRLHRINGIMVLLSFFMCRILVFPFMYWMYGRQFGIPLHRVAFHLPLQCNVGNLVILAPQIYWFILLLRKANRVYLRQRRGKD